In a single window of the Elaeis guineensis isolate ETL-2024a chromosome 4, EG11, whole genome shotgun sequence genome:
- the LOC105043435 gene encoding LOW QUALITY PROTEIN: laccase-6 (The sequence of the model RefSeq protein was modified relative to this genomic sequence to represent the inferred CDS: inserted 1 base in 1 codon) yields the protein MAWSSDHLMVWLILLLSHYVPLALAAGNKWPVGGSTRFYDFKVQTKRIAKLCRTKEIVTINGMYPGPVVYAQEDDRVIVTVTNETPYNTTIHWHGIRQRLTCWSDGPAYITQCPIQAGQSFTYEFTLVNQKGTLFWHAHISWLRGTVHGAIVIYPKTGVPYPFPNPYEEHILILGEYWHNNLVKLEKKILASGGGAPASDAYTINGYPGPLYNCSKNDVYKIDVIPXKTYLLRIINAALNMELFFSIANHKLTIVEADGEYTKPFTVERLMITPGQTINVLVEANQPIAKYDMAVGPYMSARFVQFSNTSAIAHFRYSGASLNSLGLPAPLPVSNDNLAVKNGMDGLKSLNATNLPLEIDTNLFFTIGLNVETCHSPTPNKSCQAPNGGRFAASMNNITFVRPKISLLQAYYNSLQGLYTDDFPQVPLKAYDFVNGAPNNFPNNTQSLNGTRVRVLEYGARVQLVLQDTGIVSTENHPMHLHGYSFYVVGYGTGNYDPMTAKLNLVDPPYMNTIGVPVGGWAAIRFLADNPGVWFMHCHLEIHTSWGLAMAFIVKNGKGPLETLSHPPADLPMC from the exons GTACAAACGAAGAGGATCGCCAAGCTTTGCAGGACGAAGGAAATCGTCACCATCAATGGCATGTACCCGGGTCCGGTGGTGTATGCCCAGGAGGATGATCGGGTCATCGTCACGGTCACGAACGAGACACCATACAACACCACCATTCACTG GCATGGGATCCGGCAGAGGCTAACGTGCTGGTCGGATGGACCAGCATACATAACCCAGTGCCCGATCCAGGCCGGCCAGTCGTTCACCTACGAGTTCACCTTGGTCAACCAGAAGGGCACGCTTTTCTGGCACGCCCACATCTCCTGGCTCCGTGGCACGGTCCACGGCGCCATTGTGATATATCCCAAGACTGGGGTACCCTACCCCTTTCCCAACCCTTATGAAGAGCATATACTAATTTTGG GGGAGTATTGGCACAATAATTTGGTGAAGCTGGAAAAGAAGATTCTTGCGAGTGGTGGGGGTGCTCCAGCATCGGATGCATACACCATCAACGGCTACCCAGGACCACTCTATAACTGCTCGAAAAATG ATGTATACAAGATTGATGTAATCC GCAAGACATACCTTCTGCGGATAATAAACGCAGCCCTGAACATGGAGCTCTTCTTCTCCATTGCAAACCACAAGCTCACCATCGTCGAAGCCGACGGCGAGTACACCAAGCCCTTCACGGTGGAACGGCTCATGATCACCCCAGGCCAGACCATCAACGTCCTGGTGGAAGCCAACCAGCCCATCGCCAAGTACGACATGGCCGTAGGCCCTTACATGTCCGCACGCTTCGTTCAATTCTCCAACACCTCCGCCATCGCCCACTTCCGCTACTCCGGTGCCAGCCTCAACTCCTTGGGCCTCCCCGCCCCCCTCCCCGTCTCCAACGACAACCTCGCCGTCAAGAACGGCATGGATGGCCTGAAGAGCCTCAACGCCACCAACCTCCCTCTCGAGATCGACACCAATCTCTTCTTCACCATCGGACTCAACGTCGAGACATGCCATTCCCCGACTCCTAACAAGAGCTGCCAAGCTCCCAATGGCGGTAGATTCGCCGCATCGATGAACAACATCACCTTTGTGAGGCCCAAAATTTCGTTGCTGCAGGCCTACTACAACAGCTTGCAGGGCCTTTATACCGATGACTTTCCTCAGGTGCCATTGAAGGCTTATGATTTTGTTAATGGCGCACCTAACAACTTTCCGAATAATACTCAGTCCTTGAATGGAACTAGAGTGAGGGTCCTGGAATATGGTGCTCGGGTGCAGCTCGTCTTGCAGGACACGGGGATTGTCTCCACAGAGAACCACCCCATGCATTTGCATGGATATAGCTTCTATGTGGTAGGGTATGGGACCGGGAACTACGACCCCATGACGGCGAAGCTCAACCTGgtggatccaccatatatgaacaCCATAGGTGTTCCGGTTGGAGGATGGGCTGCAATCCGGTTCCTTGCGGACAATCCTG GTGTGTGGTTCATGCATTGCCATCTCGAGATTCATACAAGTTGGGGTCTAGCTATGGCATTCATTGTGAAGAATGGTAAGGGTCCATTGGAGACCCTTTCGCATCCTCCAGCAGATTTGCCCATGTGCTGA